The Actinomyces sp. oral taxon 414 genome has a segment encoding these proteins:
- a CDS encoding NUDIX hydrolase — MSASAPSTAAQSPAPAPPASAAQSPAPAASTARPPVPAAPPPTAARLPIAVDVVALTVADGALRVLLVDRLLEPYAGRPALPGGFLLDGEDVAGAAVRELTEETGVAPRGHLEQLRTYGPVGRDPRGPVLSVAHLLFSPVLDLPRAGGDAAAVRWAPVGPFLEGGAHLAFDHDRILADGVERARAKIEYSPLATAFCPEEFTIAELRRVYEAVWGTRLDPRNFHRKATRSEGFLQATGRVRSEGVGRPAALFRRPPGSGPTAAVLQPPLLRPDGDAPSSGARRATGADRAAPS; from the coding sequence ATGTCCGCCTCAGCCCCATCCACGGCCGCACAGTCCCCGGCCCCGGCCCCACCCGCATCGGCCGCACAGTCCCCGGCCCCGGCCGCATCGACCGCACGGCCCCCGGTCCCGGCCGCGCCGCCGCCCACCGCGGCCCGCCTGCCCATCGCCGTCGACGTCGTCGCCCTCACCGTCGCCGACGGCGCCCTGCGGGTCCTCCTGGTGGACCGCCTCCTCGAGCCCTACGCCGGCAGGCCCGCCCTCCCCGGCGGTTTCCTCCTCGACGGCGAGGACGTCGCCGGGGCCGCCGTGCGCGAGCTGACCGAGGAGACCGGCGTCGCCCCGCGCGGGCACCTGGAGCAGCTGCGCACCTACGGGCCGGTGGGGCGCGACCCGCGCGGGCCCGTGCTGTCGGTCGCCCACCTCCTGTTCTCCCCGGTCCTCGACCTGCCGCGCGCGGGCGGGGACGCGGCCGCGGTCCGCTGGGCGCCCGTCGGCCCCTTCCTGGAGGGGGGCGCGCACCTGGCCTTCGATCACGACCGGATCCTGGCCGACGGCGTCGAGCGGGCGCGGGCCAAGATCGAGTACTCGCCGCTGGCCACAGCCTTCTGCCCCGAGGAGTTCACCATCGCCGAGCTGCGCCGCGTCTACGAGGCGGTGTGGGGCACAAGACTGGATCCGCGCAACTTCCACCGCAAGGCCACCCGCTCCGAGGGCTTCCTCCAGGCCACCGGCCGCGTCCGCTCCGAGGGGGTGGGCCGGCCCGCGGCGCTCTTCCGGCGCCCGCCCGGCAGCGGGCCGACCGCCGCCGTGCTCCAGCCGCCGCTCCTGCGCCCCGACGGCGATGCGCCGTCGTCGGGCGCCCGACGGGCCACCGGCGCCGATCGCGCCGCCCCCTCGTGA
- a CDS encoding ABC transporter ATP-binding protein, producing MVVTTDGLTKTYGDFHAVDHLNLRVPRGGIYGFLGPNGAGKSTTMKLLLGLTRPTSGTMSVLGHPVSPRSPLPAGAIGSLIEGPSYYPRLTGPENLAMIADYLGLPRIRVQHALATVALTGQDEKLVKDYSLGMKQRLGLAMALLADPPLMLLDEPTNGLDPAGVAEIRELIVALARQEGVTVIVSSHILSEIEQMADVVGIICAGSLRYQGPLSGLQDEGVIDFTVSDPAGAAALFDEQRIAHRVRGRTVRIPMLPDEAVGDLVTRIVRAGGTVFRVQTVRKTLEQAFLELTDPLGHQHRPGPAADAVPLTTGRGAQR from the coding sequence CTGGTCGTCACCACCGACGGCCTGACGAAGACCTACGGCGACTTCCACGCCGTCGACCACCTGAACCTGCGGGTCCCGCGCGGCGGCATCTACGGATTCCTGGGCCCCAACGGCGCGGGCAAGTCCACCACCATGAAGCTCCTGCTGGGCCTGACCCGCCCCACCTCCGGCACCATGAGCGTGCTGGGCCACCCGGTGAGCCCCCGCTCGCCGCTGCCGGCCGGCGCCATCGGCTCCCTCATCGAGGGCCCCTCCTACTACCCCAGGCTCACCGGCCCGGAGAACCTCGCCATGATCGCCGACTACCTCGGCCTGCCCCGCATCCGCGTGCAGCACGCCCTGGCCACGGTCGCGCTGACCGGCCAGGACGAGAAACTGGTCAAGGACTACTCCCTGGGCATGAAGCAGCGCCTGGGACTGGCCATGGCGCTGCTGGCCGATCCGCCGCTCATGCTCCTGGATGAGCCCACCAACGGCCTGGACCCGGCCGGCGTCGCCGAGATCCGCGAGCTCATCGTGGCCCTGGCCCGCCAGGAGGGCGTGACCGTCATCGTCTCCTCCCACATCCTCAGCGAGATCGAGCAGATGGCCGACGTCGTGGGCATCATCTGCGCCGGGAGCCTGCGCTACCAGGGTCCGCTGTCCGGCCTCCAGGACGAGGGCGTCATCGACTTCACCGTCTCCGACCCGGCGGGAGCGGCCGCCCTGTTCGACGAGCAGCGGATCGCCCACCGGGTCCGCGGCCGGACGGTGCGCATCCCCATGCTGCCCGACGAGGCGGTGGGCGATCTGGTGACCCGCATTGTGCGCGCGGGCGGCACGGTCTTCCGGGTGCAGACGGTCCGCAAGACCCTGGAGCAGGCCTTCCTGGAGCTGACCGACCCGCTCGGCCACCAGCACCGGCCCGGCCCGGCCGCGGACGCCGTCCCCCTCACGACCGGGCGGGGGGCGCAGCGATGA
- a CDS encoding PTS lactose/cellobiose transporter subunit IIA — MQPFIHWLETSFSPRMAKVNNNVWVVSIKDSIMQVLPFILVGSVFAMLAILNDYFPSLPSFWTPYGWTMGMLSLLVSFLIPFNLMEKRNFRKQRLIAGGSGTILLLIIITPQVVKDGEPGFGHAALGAGGMFVAILAGVVSGLIMSLFGGFSLFKEESVIPEFVRAWFDAMIPVGLVVTLGWVVVDLLGLDVYNAVLAVFRPLAGIIESPWGFPLMCLTYCFLYSMGISSWVLTPVTTPVLLAAIQANMAGTAENLVTSTTLFSTYLWFGGIGNTMALVLMMAASKSTRLKALGRACLPPAIVNINEPVVFGAIAWNPVLMVPMWLQGLIPPILVWLLTKTIRFAPIPMNQFELWYTPYPLATWITTRSLSAIVLMLLVFAVSAVIWYPFFKVYEHQSLLKEARDSAGSEAGRTGGPDGRSEARVAGRTGGRAGASASAAPTTVRRGSRRLTVVVGRPQNTGADEAGENHSDGDDVGAGGSRSANGAGADEPGASPAKSGGGVRRGTRKLVVTSAEPASQASEGPGMNDTLVEASTQILIHSGDARKETYRALEAMEAGDLARARAHLDAADEHIRQAHAEHTGIIQLEAGGRTLPYAALFSHAQDTLMTTYSELRLARRLLPVFRTLDDRIRALEAKNHD; from the coding sequence ATGCAGCCGTTCATCCACTGGCTGGAGACGAGCTTCTCGCCGCGCATGGCGAAGGTGAACAACAATGTGTGGGTCGTGTCCATCAAGGACTCGATCATGCAGGTGCTCCCCTTCATCCTCGTGGGCTCCGTCTTCGCGATGCTCGCGATCCTCAACGACTACTTCCCGTCGCTCCCCAGCTTCTGGACGCCCTACGGGTGGACGATGGGAATGCTCTCGCTGCTCGTCAGCTTCCTCATCCCGTTCAACCTCATGGAGAAGCGCAATTTCCGCAAGCAGCGGCTCATAGCCGGCGGGTCGGGAACCATTCTCCTCCTCATCATCATCACGCCCCAGGTCGTCAAGGACGGCGAGCCCGGGTTCGGGCACGCGGCCCTGGGCGCGGGCGGGATGTTCGTGGCGATCCTCGCCGGAGTGGTCTCCGGACTCATCATGTCCCTGTTCGGCGGGTTCAGCCTCTTCAAGGAGGAGTCCGTCATCCCGGAGTTCGTCCGGGCCTGGTTCGACGCCATGATACCGGTGGGCCTCGTGGTCACCCTCGGGTGGGTCGTGGTCGACCTTCTGGGGCTCGACGTCTACAACGCCGTCCTGGCGGTGTTCAGGCCGCTCGCCGGGATCATCGAGTCGCCCTGGGGATTCCCGCTCATGTGCCTGACCTACTGCTTCCTGTACTCCATGGGGATCTCGTCGTGGGTTCTCACCCCGGTGACCACGCCAGTCCTCCTGGCGGCCATTCAGGCGAATATGGCCGGGACGGCGGAGAATCTCGTCACCTCGACCACGCTGTTCTCCACCTACCTCTGGTTCGGCGGCATCGGCAACACCATGGCCCTGGTGCTCATGATGGCCGCCTCCAAGTCCACTCGGCTCAAGGCGCTGGGAAGGGCCTGCCTGCCCCCCGCCATCGTCAATATCAACGAGCCGGTCGTCTTCGGGGCCATCGCCTGGAACCCGGTGCTCATGGTGCCGATGTGGCTGCAGGGCCTCATTCCGCCGATCCTCGTGTGGCTGCTGACCAAGACGATCCGCTTCGCCCCCATCCCCATGAACCAGTTCGAGCTGTGGTACACCCCCTACCCGCTCGCAACGTGGATCACGACCCGCTCCCTGTCCGCCATAGTGCTCATGCTCCTCGTCTTCGCCGTCTCGGCGGTGATCTGGTACCCGTTCTTCAAGGTGTACGAGCACCAGTCCCTCCTCAAGGAGGCCCGCGACTCGGCCGGGTCGGAGGCGGGCCGGACGGGCGGGCCGGACGGGCGGAGCGAAGCCCGCGTCGCGGGCCGGACCGGGGGCCGGGCGGGCGCATCCGCCTCCGCCGCGCCGACCACGGTCCGCCGGGGCAGCAGGAGGCTGACCGTCGTCGTCGGCCGTCCGCAGAACACCGGCGCGGACGAAGCCGGCGAGAACCACTCCGATGGCGACGACGTCGGGGCCGGCGGGAGCCGCTCGGCCAACGGAGCCGGCGCGGACGAGCCCGGCGCCTCCCCGGCGAAGAGCGGCGGCGGCGTGCGCCGCGGCACCAGGAAACTCGTCGTGACCTCCGCCGAACCCGCATCACAGGCATCGGAAGGACCCGGCATGAACGACACCCTCGTCGAGGCCTCGACGCAGATCCTCATCCACTCCGGTGACGCGCGCAAGGAGACCTACCGCGCGCTGGAGGCCATGGAGGCCGGCGATCTCGCCCGGGCCCGCGCGCACCTGGACGCCGCCGACGAGCACATCCGCCAGGCCCACGCGGAGCACACCGGCATCATCCAGCTCGAGGCCGGCGGCCGGACCCTGCCCTACGCCGCCCTGTTCTCCCACGCTCAGGACACCCTCATGACCACCTACAGCGAGCTGCGACTCGCGCGCAGACTCCTGCCCGTTTTCCGCACCCTCGACGACCGTATCCGAGCACTGGAGGCCAAGAACCATGACTGA
- a CDS encoding Dps family protein, producing MSTKTVKNAPVTPAFTASAELAADLQRALVDITALSLVGKQVHWNVVGPNFRDLHLNLDEVVDIAREGSDELAERMRAINAYPDGRPATVAEQTSVPEAPEAGVITADAVDYIVSAINAVTTTLREIHGAVDEADPSSSGILEDYTQRLEQQSWFLSAQNYSA from the coding sequence ATGAGCACCAAGACCGTCAAGAACGCCCCTGTGACCCCTGCTTTCACCGCCTCCGCCGAGCTGGCCGCCGACCTCCAGCGCGCCCTGGTCGACATCACTGCTCTCAGCCTGGTGGGCAAGCAGGTCCACTGGAACGTCGTCGGACCCAACTTCCGCGACCTGCACCTCAACCTCGACGAGGTCGTCGACATCGCCCGCGAGGGCTCCGACGAGCTCGCCGAGCGCATGCGCGCCATCAACGCCTACCCGGACGGGCGCCCGGCCACCGTCGCCGAGCAGACCTCCGTGCCCGAGGCCCCCGAGGCCGGCGTCATCACCGCCGACGCCGTCGACTACATCGTCTCCGCCATCAACGCCGTGACCACCACGCTGCGCGAGATCCACGGCGCCGTCGACGAGGCCGACCCCTCCTCCTCCGGCATCCTGGAGGACTACACCCAGCGCCTGGAGCAGCAGAGCTGGTTCCTGTCCGCCCAGAACTACAGCGCCTGA
- a CDS encoding SPFH domain-containing protein — translation MGRIRRLFLLARYQGTPTEHVVHLRRGRTVHCGVGLAFWFRPALAAISEVPATDHERPVLFHVATRDQQDVTVQAVLTYRFVDPETAARRLDLAVHPVTDDAERVQGVRQVADLVGEVAQSLVVDVLRALDLPEALSTGLPLVRDALVDGMRGQERLAGVGVEVCDVRVLSLRPEADIEKALQTPLREQLQTEADRALYERRALAVEREQQISVNELASKLEVARRREALVAQEGANRRREAEERAAAALVDSTGLADRTRLEAAARAEEVRQMGAAQAEAERARTEAYAGLGEGVLRALALREAAGHLPSIGQLTLTPDLLTGLLGDLLGSRSGAGVIESGGGTGGAAGGADAGSGGGAAAGGAGARKAGSR, via the coding sequence ATGGGACGCATCCGCCGCCTGTTCCTCCTCGCCCGCTACCAGGGCACCCCCACCGAGCACGTCGTGCACCTGCGCCGCGGGAGGACGGTCCACTGCGGCGTCGGCCTCGCCTTCTGGTTCCGGCCCGCCCTCGCCGCGATCTCCGAGGTGCCCGCCACCGACCACGAGCGCCCCGTCCTCTTCCACGTCGCCACCCGCGACCAGCAGGACGTCACCGTCCAGGCCGTGCTCACCTACCGCTTCGTCGACCCCGAGACCGCCGCCCGCCGCCTCGACCTCGCCGTCCACCCCGTGACCGACGACGCCGAGCGCGTCCAGGGCGTGCGGCAGGTCGCCGACCTCGTCGGCGAGGTCGCCCAGTCCCTCGTCGTCGACGTCCTGCGCGCCCTCGATCTGCCCGAGGCCCTGTCCACCGGCCTGCCCCTGGTGCGCGACGCCCTCGTGGACGGGATGCGGGGCCAGGAGCGGCTGGCCGGCGTGGGCGTCGAGGTCTGCGACGTGCGCGTCCTGTCCCTGCGCCCCGAGGCGGACATCGAGAAGGCCCTCCAGACCCCGCTGCGCGAGCAGCTCCAGACCGAGGCCGACCGCGCCCTCTACGAGCGGCGCGCCCTCGCCGTCGAGCGCGAGCAGCAGATCTCCGTCAACGAGCTCGCCTCCAAGCTCGAGGTGGCCCGACGGCGCGAGGCGCTCGTCGCCCAGGAGGGGGCCAACCGGCGCCGGGAGGCCGAGGAGCGCGCCGCCGCCGCCCTGGTCGACTCCACCGGCCTGGCCGACAGGACCCGGCTGGAGGCCGCCGCCCGCGCCGAGGAGGTCCGCCAGATGGGCGCGGCGCAGGCGGAGGCCGAGCGGGCCCGCACGGAGGCCTACGCCGGTCTCGGCGAGGGAGTCCTGCGGGCCCTGGCGCTGCGCGAGGCCGCCGGCCACCTGCCGAGCATCGGCCAGCTCACCCTCACCCCCGATCTGCTCACCGGCCTGCTGGGCGATCTGCTCGGGAGCCGGAGCGGGGCGGGTGTGATCGAGAGCGGGGGGGGCACTGGCGGCGCGGCGGGCGGGGCCGATGCGGGCTCGGGCGGGGGCGCCGCGGCGGGCGGGGCCGGCGCGCGGAAGGCGGGATCGCGGTGA
- a CDS encoding PspC domain-containing protein, with protein MTQQHPSDPYSADSTYPSDPYSAGSTYSAGSYSAGSAYSAGHYSDDPTYSSGSYSADSTYSADPYSTDPYTSDPYSDDPYSAGSYPPGSYSARTESWRTTLPRRSRRRLIAGVCGGLAEHWGVSPTLVRLATLLLALLPGPMWFVYVAAWIVMPDAD; from the coding sequence ATGACGCAGCAGCACCCCTCCGACCCCTACTCGGCCGATTCCACGTACCCCTCCGACCCCTACTCCGCCGGGTCCACGTACTCAGCCGGCTCCTACTCCGCCGGGTCCGCCTACTCCGCAGGCCACTACTCCGACGACCCCACGTACTCCTCCGGCTCCTACTCCGCCGATTCCACGTACTCAGCCGACCCCTACTCCACTGACCCCTACACCTCCGACCCCTACTCCGACGACCCGTACTCCGCCGGCTCCTACCCCCCAGGCTCCTACTCCGCCCGCACCGAGTCCTGGCGCACCACGCTCCCCCGCCGCTCCCGCCGTCGGCTCATCGCCGGCGTGTGCGGCGGCCTGGCCGAGCACTGGGGCGTGAGCCCCACGCTCGTACGCCTGGCCACCCTGCTCCTGGCCCTCCTGCCAGGTCCGATGTGGTTCGTCTACGTCGCCGCCTGGATCGTCATGCCCGACGCCGACTGA
- a CDS encoding macro domain-containing protein, whose product MPHSPSPFSDVARLTRLTQYFATEAVRAGDVAAFPPPAALAELPAIEKRRLLDGLLTIRPPRPIPDDGAREDLDALLAAESAERVRAAGAPDALDLATLADTHGVGSALGERVALWRGDLTALRAGAIVNAANSAMLGCRVPGHACIDNVIHAVAGPGLRAECAAYMDSRGGRPEETGRALLTGGYHLPAAHVIHTVGPVVEGEVGEEHRRLLASSYRSVLDAAEAAGLDSVGLCSVSTGVFGYPKEEAAPLVLDTIEAWLGAHPASRMRIVVCAFAEADVLAYEEALAARLRPGR is encoded by the coding sequence GTGCCGCACAGCCCCAGCCCCTTCTCCGACGTCGCGCGCCTGACGCGCCTGACGCAGTACTTCGCGACCGAGGCCGTCCGGGCGGGCGACGTCGCCGCCTTCCCGCCGCCCGCCGCGCTGGCCGAGCTGCCCGCCATCGAGAAGCGCCGCCTCCTCGACGGCCTGCTCACCATCCGCCCGCCCCGGCCGATCCCCGACGACGGCGCCCGCGAGGACCTCGACGCCCTGCTCGCCGCCGAGTCGGCCGAGCGCGTGCGCGCCGCCGGCGCCCCCGACGCCCTGGATCTGGCGACCCTGGCGGACACCCACGGCGTGGGCAGCGCGCTGGGGGAGAGGGTCGCCCTGTGGCGGGGCGACCTCACCGCGCTGCGCGCCGGCGCCATCGTCAACGCCGCCAACTCGGCCATGCTCGGCTGCCGCGTGCCCGGGCACGCCTGCATCGACAATGTCATCCACGCCGTCGCCGGCCCGGGGCTGCGCGCCGAGTGCGCCGCCTACATGGACTCCCGGGGCGGGCGCCCGGAGGAGACGGGGCGGGCGCTGCTCACCGGCGGATACCACCTTCCGGCCGCGCACGTCATCCACACCGTCGGGCCCGTCGTCGAGGGCGAGGTGGGCGAGGAGCACCGCCGCCTGCTCGCCTCCTCCTACCGCAGCGTGCTCGACGCCGCCGAGGCCGCCGGGCTCGACTCGGTGGGCCTGTGCTCGGTGTCCACCGGCGTCTTCGGCTACCCCAAGGAGGAGGCGGCCCCCCTCGTGCTGGACACGATTGAGGCCTGGCTCGGCGCGCACCCGGCCAGCCGCATGCGGATCGTCGTGTGCGCCTTCGCCGAGGCGGACGTCCTCGCCTACGAGGAGGCCCTCGCCGCACGGCTCCGACCGGGACGCTGA
- a CDS encoding ABC transporter permease: MSTSTRLSLPAAPARPPARTERPPRPRPAGPSVRAAWAWENRKASNRWYWATLAALCALGMAGGWSQYTSFRAEFETQGATWLAVWSQATLLPTMLFIPMLVGALTAQTAAGEHQGRNWQRMNANRLQGAMIAGKLLHMAQTALLTALVLLGEFIVTGLLLGFDPAELGPYAARLVPIALSVLAIEVFVAWLGVVMTSFASVMTTVLVATVAGCAATLIVPAVSALYPLSLMTAACAPRDPGSIDSMGSIALTSAIAAAWVLAWTIALRRAASRVS; encoded by the coding sequence ATGAGCACCTCGACACGCCTTTCCCTCCCCGCCGCCCCGGCGCGCCCGCCGGCGCGCACCGAGCGGCCCCCGCGCCCCCGGCCCGCCGGGCCGTCGGTGCGAGCGGCCTGGGCGTGGGAGAACCGCAAGGCCTCCAACCGCTGGTACTGGGCGACGCTGGCGGCGCTGTGCGCCCTCGGGATGGCGGGCGGCTGGTCCCAGTACACCTCGTTCCGCGCCGAATTCGAAACCCAGGGGGCGACGTGGCTCGCCGTGTGGAGTCAGGCGACGCTCCTGCCGACCATGCTGTTCATACCCATGCTCGTGGGGGCGCTCACCGCGCAGACCGCCGCCGGCGAGCACCAGGGGCGCAACTGGCAGCGCATGAACGCCAACCGCCTGCAGGGCGCCATGATCGCGGGCAAGCTCCTCCACATGGCGCAGACCGCGCTGCTCACCGCGCTGGTGCTCCTGGGGGAGTTCATCGTCACCGGGCTGCTGCTCGGCTTCGACCCGGCTGAGCTCGGCCCCTACGCGGCCAGGCTCGTCCCCATCGCCCTGTCGGTCCTGGCCATCGAGGTGTTCGTCGCCTGGCTCGGCGTCGTCATGACCTCGTTCGCCTCGGTCATGACCACCGTGCTGGTGGCAACCGTCGCCGGCTGCGCCGCGACGCTGATCGTCCCCGCGGTCTCGGCCCTCTACCCGCTGTCGCTCATGACCGCGGCCTGCGCCCCCCGCGACCCCGGTAGCATCGACTCCATGGGGTCCATCGCGCTCACCTCCGCCATCGCCGCCGCCTGGGTCCTGGCGTGGACGATAGCGCTGCGGCGCGCCGCCAGCCGGGTCTCATGA
- a CDS encoding PTS sugar transporter subunit IIB, whose translation MADDIRVLLVCGTGASSGFMAANMRKAVAAHGYNIKVTARSESEIANFIDETDVIMVGPHLSYVFDDIDSFVGDDAVTVILMKPEYYSSLDGEAAVQHLVDVINEEE comes from the coding sequence ATGGCCGACGACATCCGTGTTCTCCTGGTCTGCGGCACCGGAGCCAGCAGCGGGTTCATGGCGGCGAACATGCGCAAGGCGGTCGCCGCGCACGGCTACAACATCAAGGTCACCGCGCGCTCCGAGAGCGAGATCGCCAACTTCATCGACGAGACCGACGTCATCATGGTCGGTCCGCACCTGTCCTACGTCTTCGACGACATCGACTCTTTCGTCGGCGACGACGCCGTCACGGTGATCCTCATGAAGCCCGAGTACTACTCCTCGCTCGACGGCGAGGCCGCCGTTCAGCACCTGGTCGACGTCATCAACGAGGAGGAGTGA
- a CDS encoding ABC transporter permease: MELRKIKRRRFWLMAAGAAGLELAWVMAATGKRAGSAAEQRLLGLSLNEGMSLCALVMPFVAAVLASRLATVDTEERMGQLLTALGQRGAARFDAKLALGSFVVALGQASFLAFIALAGPGMGLRTTAAYQDSLWPALVVMLAASVAATAVQLALAICVDKQAVGLAAGALAGVLCSGLPAAHLETLGWLFPWGVVVAGNPISSLASFRTHVPTAVAHPWAGALFAIIAAAVWVAVARLAVVHKENHR; this comes from the coding sequence ATGGAGCTTCGCAAGATCAAGCGGCGCCGCTTCTGGCTCATGGCCGCGGGCGCCGCCGGTCTGGAACTGGCCTGGGTCATGGCCGCCACCGGCAAGCGCGCCGGAAGCGCGGCCGAGCAGCGCCTGCTGGGGCTGAGCCTCAACGAGGGCATGAGCCTGTGCGCCCTGGTGATGCCCTTCGTCGCGGCGGTGCTGGCCTCCCGCCTGGCGACGGTGGACACCGAAGAGCGGATGGGCCAGCTGCTCACCGCCCTGGGGCAGCGCGGGGCCGCCCGCTTCGACGCGAAGCTGGCCCTGGGATCTTTCGTCGTCGCGCTCGGGCAGGCGTCGTTCCTGGCGTTCATCGCCCTGGCCGGCCCCGGCATGGGGCTGCGCACGACGGCGGCCTACCAGGACTCGCTCTGGCCGGCCCTCGTGGTGATGCTCGCCGCCTCCGTCGCGGCGACGGCGGTCCAGCTGGCCCTGGCGATCTGCGTCGACAAGCAGGCGGTCGGGCTGGCCGCGGGCGCGCTGGCGGGGGTGCTGTGCTCGGGGCTGCCCGCCGCGCACCTGGAGACCCTGGGCTGGCTGTTCCCCTGGGGCGTGGTCGTCGCCGGCAATCCCATCTCCAGCCTGGCCTCCTTCCGGACGCACGTCCCCACCGCGGTCGCCCACCCATGGGCGGGCGCCCTGTTCGCCATCATCGCCGCCGCCGTCTGGGTCGCGGTGGCCAGACTCGCCGTCGTCCACAAGGAGAACCACCGATGA
- a CDS encoding glycoside hydrolase family 1 protein, translating to MTDPLHVPTAFPPDFLWGGAIAANQAEGAWQEGGKGWCLADINLYRGDLPPERRSNKEMTTDRVRFHMEDAEGRYPKREGIDFYHTYPEDLRLLAGTGMNAFRTSVNWARVFPNGDDAEPNEEGLAFYERLVDEIRANGMEPVLTLSHYEMPLNLTTSYTGWYSRETIGFFVRFCEAVMRRLAGRVRYWIVVNQINLITHESFNHLGVAADKVENLEEAKFQAVHNEMVAAARVTSLGRQIDPDFEFGIMLCHGNADPASCRPEDVLAALQQNQMQYFFSDVALRGAYPGYAKRHFRDRGVTIEFGQGDEEALREGVADFLSFSYYYTRIIDARAWELGDVDGFANPHLTASEWGWAINPIGLRVALNAYWDRYQRPIMITENGLGSRDVLEEDGTVHDAYRIDYLRAHVAAMLEAIEDGVDLRGYFAWGPIDIVSCSSSEMAKRYGLIYVDLDDEGNGSGRRVLKDSYVWYRRVTASNGADLG from the coding sequence ATGACTGACCCGCTGCACGTCCCCACCGCCTTCCCACCCGACTTCCTGTGGGGCGGGGCCATCGCCGCCAACCAGGCCGAGGGCGCCTGGCAGGAGGGGGGCAAGGGCTGGTGCCTGGCCGACATCAATCTCTACCGGGGCGACCTGCCGCCGGAGAGGCGCTCGAACAAGGAGATGACGACGGACCGGGTGCGCTTCCACATGGAGGACGCCGAGGGCCGCTACCCCAAGCGTGAGGGCATCGACTTCTACCACACCTACCCCGAGGACCTGCGGCTCCTGGCCGGGACCGGGATGAACGCCTTCCGCACCTCGGTCAACTGGGCCCGCGTCTTCCCTAACGGCGACGACGCCGAGCCCAATGAGGAGGGCCTGGCCTTCTACGAGCGCCTCGTCGACGAGATCCGGGCCAACGGCATGGAACCGGTCCTCACGCTGTCCCACTACGAGATGCCCCTCAACCTCACCACCTCCTACACCGGCTGGTACAGCCGGGAGACCATCGGCTTCTTCGTGCGCTTCTGCGAGGCGGTCATGCGCCGTCTGGCCGGCAGGGTGCGGTACTGGATCGTGGTCAACCAGATCAACCTCATCACCCACGAGTCCTTCAACCACCTGGGGGTCGCCGCGGACAAGGTCGAGAACCTGGAGGAGGCCAAGTTCCAGGCCGTCCACAACGAGATGGTCGCCGCGGCCCGTGTGACCTCGCTCGGCCGCCAGATCGACCCGGACTTCGAGTTCGGCATCATGCTCTGCCACGGCAACGCCGACCCGGCGAGCTGCAGGCCCGAGGACGTCCTGGCGGCCCTCCAGCAGAACCAGATGCAGTACTTCTTCTCCGACGTCGCCCTGCGCGGCGCCTACCCCGGTTACGCCAAGCGGCACTTCCGCGATCGGGGCGTCACCATCGAGTTCGGCCAGGGGGACGAGGAGGCGCTGCGCGAGGGGGTCGCCGACTTCCTGAGCTTCTCCTACTACTACACCCGAATTATCGACGCGCGGGCGTGGGAGTTGGGGGACGTCGACGGATTCGCCAACCCCCACCTGACGGCCTCGGAATGGGGCTGGGCCATCAACCCGATCGGCCTGCGAGTCGCCCTCAACGCCTACTGGGACCGCTACCAGAGGCCGATCATGATCACCGAGAACGGCTTGGGCTCGCGCGACGTCCTGGAGGAGGACGGGACCGTCCACGACGCGTACCGCATCGACTACCTCCGGGCGCACGTGGCCGCCATGCTCGAGGCGATCGAGGACGGGGTCGACCTGCGCGGGTACTTCGCCTGGGGGCCCATTGACATCGTCTCCTGCTCCTCCTCCGAGATGGCCAAGCGCTACGGCCTCATCTACGTCGATCTCGACGACGAGGGGAACGGGAGCGGCAGGCGCGTCCTCAAGGACTCCTACGTCTGGTACCGGCGGGTGACGGCGTCCAACGGCGCCGACCTGGGCTGA